A single region of the Sulfitobacter geojensis genome encodes:
- a CDS encoding lytic murein transglycosylase: protein MTLSRRSTLLGLGAFGLSACATGGTLGPRSGAPSGGLPADLRPVPNAAYETWVANFRARALGQGISSGTLSAAFRGTGYLPGVVKRDRNQTEFSRTLEDYLAIAASDERVSKGRAAFARHRTTLAAVEARYGVAAEIVTAIWGLESFYGERRGDVPVISSTSTLAFDGRRGAFFEKQLIAALKILQSGDTSPATLKGSWAGAMGHTQFIPTSYQAFAVDFNGDGRRDIWSENPEDSLASTAAYLARNGWTKGRKWGGEIGNGAPQGRSLQPQAGGPTFAVTSNFNVIKRYNNSDSYAIGVGHLADRIAGGGPIRASFPPDKYGLTKDDRVRLQQRLTARGFDTQGSDGVIGPNSRKAISAYQSSIGQQPTGDPSIALLRSLG from the coding sequence ATGACCCTATCCCGCAGATCGACCCTCCTTGGCCTTGGCGCATTCGGCCTGAGCGCTTGTGCGACAGGCGGCACCCTAGGTCCGCGTAGCGGCGCACCTTCTGGCGGTTTGCCCGCCGACCTGCGCCCGGTGCCCAATGCGGCCTATGAAACATGGGTCGCCAATTTCCGCGCCCGCGCTTTGGGGCAGGGCATTTCATCAGGCACCTTGTCGGCAGCGTTTCGCGGCACGGGCTATTTGCCCGGTGTGGTAAAACGTGACCGCAACCAAACAGAATTTTCCCGCACGCTAGAGGATTATCTGGCCATTGCCGCATCCGACGAACGGGTGTCCAAAGGGCGCGCGGCCTTTGCCCGCCACCGCACAACGCTTGCTGCTGTCGAGGCGCGTTATGGGGTCGCCGCAGAGATCGTCACGGCAATCTGGGGGCTCGAAAGTTTTTACGGGGAACGGCGCGGCGATGTGCCGGTCATTTCCTCCACCTCGACACTGGCCTTTGACGGGCGGCGCGGTGCCTTCTTCGAAAAACAGCTGATTGCAGCGCTGAAAATCCTGCAATCCGGCGATACTTCCCCTGCCACGCTAAAGGGGTCATGGGCCGGTGCCATGGGGCACACACAGTTCATTCCCACCTCTTACCAAGCCTTCGCGGTTGATTTCAACGGGGACGGGCGGCGCGACATCTGGTCGGAAAACCCCGAGGATTCGCTGGCTTCCACTGCCGCCTATCTGGCGCGTAACGGCTGGACCAAAGGGCGCAAGTGGGGCGGTGAAATCGGCAATGGCGCACCGCAGGGGCGCAGCTTGCAGCCACAGGCCGGCGGCCCAACCTTTGCTGTGACCAGCAACTTCAACGTGATCAAACGGTATAATAATTCAGATAGTTACGCGATTGGCGTGGGCCATTTGGCGGACCGTATCGCAGGCGGCGGCCCGATCCGCGCCAGCTTTCCGCCCGATAAATACGGGCTGACCAAAGACGACCGCGTGCGCCTGCAACAGCGTCTGACAGCACGTGGTTTTGATACGCAGGGATCGGACGGTGTGATTGGTCCTAACAGCCGCAAGGCGATCAGCGCCTATCAAAGCAGCATTGGACAGCAGCCCACGGGTGATCCGTCAATCGCATTGCTGCGTTCCTTGGGGTAG